A region of Centropristis striata isolate RG_2023a ecotype Rhode Island chromosome 17, C.striata_1.0, whole genome shotgun sequence DNA encodes the following proteins:
- the LOC131990118 gene encoding zinc finger protein 239-like, with protein MISVHGSANEKLRGAGHRVSLQHNRVLFKRKPGPGPAAHSGMEQNQDPEDSSRPAAGSDSTDVQEGRERLKRHHCQLCDKTYSTAGNLKVHLRIHTGERPYSCDQCGNAFNKKHNLRYHQRIHTGERPYSCDQCGNTFNDIQNLRIHQRIHTGERPYSCDQCGNAFSLLQSLKNHQRIHTGEKPYSCDQCGKTFSHSVSLEYHRRIHTGEKPYWCDQCGKTFSQSSNLKTHQWVHTGEKP; from the exons ATGATCAGCGTTCATGGCTCAGCCAATGAGAAGCTGCGGGGGGCGGGGCATAGAGTCAGCCTGCAACACAACAGAGTCCTCTTCAAACggaaaccaggaccaggaccggcAGCACACAGCGGAATGGAGCAGAACCAGGACCCGGAGGACTCCAGTAGACCAGCAGCAGGCTCTGATAGCACCGATGTTCAG gaaggaagagagagactcAAACGGCAccactgtcagctctgtgacaaaACCTACTCAACAGCTGGAAATTTAAAGGTTCATCTccgcatccatactggagagagaccttacagctgtgaccaatgtgggaatgctttcaataaaaaacacaacctgAGATATCATCAACGTatccatactggagagagaccatacagctgtgaccagtgtgggaataCTTTCAATGACATACAGAACCTGAGAATACATCAacgcatccatactggagagagaCCATACAGCTGCGACCAATGTGGGAATGCTTTCAGTCTACTACAGAGCCTGAAAAATCATCAacgcatccatactggagagaaaccttacagctgtgaccaatgtggaaaaactttttctcacagtGTTAGCCTTGAATACCACCGacgcatccacactggagagaagccatactggtgtgaccaatgtgggaaaaccTTTTCTCAGAGTTCTAACCTTAAAACTCATCAAtgggttcacactggagagaaaccctag
- the LOC131990119 gene encoding zinc finger protein OZF-like, translated as MEQNQDPEDSSRPAAGSDSTDVQAANEKLRGAGHRVTQQHNRVLFKRKPGPGPAAHSGMEQNQDPEDSSRPAAGSDSTDVQEGRERLKRHHCQLCDKTYSTAGSLKLHLRIHTGERPYSCDQCVKTFHQKHHLRDHQRIHTGEKPYGCDQCGNAFSRLQKLRSHQRIHTGEKPYNCDQCGTAFSQLQRLRSHQRIHTGEKPYSCDHCGTAFSQLQRLRSHQRIHTGEKPYSCDHCGNAFSQLQSLRRHQRIHTGEKPYSCDKCGNGFSQLHHLKRHQRIHTGEKPYSCDQCGNAFSRLQSLRSHQRIHTGEKPYSCDQCGKTFSHSVSLEYHRRIHTGEKPYWCDQCGKTFSQSSHLEDHRRIHTGEKPYWCDQCGKTFSRSSHLKRHQRVHTGEKP; from the exons ATGGAGCAGAACCAGGACCCGGAGGACTCCAGTAGACCAGCAGCAGGCTCTGATAGCACCGATGTTCAG GCAG CCAATGAGAAGCTGCGGGGGGCGGGGCATAGAGTCACCCAGCAACACAACAGAGTCCTCTTCAAACggaaaccaggaccaggaccggcAGCACACAGCGGAATGGAGCAGAACCAGGACCCGGAGGACTCCAGTAGACCAGCAGCAGGCTCTGATAGCACCGATGTTCAG gaaggaagagagagactcAAACGGCAccactgtcagctctgtgacaaaACCTACTCAACAGCTGGAAGTTTAAAACTTCATCTccgcatccatactggagagagaccttacagctgtgaccaatgtgtgAAAACTTTCCATCAGAAACACCACCTGAGAGATCATCAacgcatccacactggagagaaaccctacggctgtgaccagtgtgggaatgcTTTCAGTCGACTACAGAAACTGAGAAGTCATCAacgcatccacactggagagaaaccttacaactgtgaccagtgtgggactGCTTTCAGTCAACTACAGCGCCTGAGAAGTCATCAacgcatccacactggagagaaaccttacagctgtgaccactGTGGGACTGCTTTCAGTCAACTACAGCGCCTGAGAAGTCATCAacgcatccacactggagagaaaccttacagctgtgaccactGTGGGAATGCTTTCAGTCAACTACAGAGCCTGAGACGTCATCAacgcatccacactggagagaaaccttacagctgtgacaaGTGTGGGAATGGTTTCAGTCAACTACACCACCTGAAACGTCATCAacgcatccatactggagagaaaccttacagctgtgaccagtgcgGGAATGCTTTCAGTCGACTACAGAGCCTGAGAAGTCATCAacgcatccatactggagagaaaccttacagctgtgaccaatgtggaaaaactttttctcacagtGTTAGCCTTGAATACCACCGacgcatccacactggagagaagccgtactggtgtgaccaatgtgggaaaaccTTTTCTCAGAGTTCTCACCTTGAAGACCACcgacgcattcacactggagagaagccgtactgGTGTGACCAATGCGGGAAAACCTTTTCTCGGAGTTCTCACCTTAAAAGACACCAacgggttcacactggagagaaaccctag